From Longimicrobiaceae bacterium:
GGCGAGCTGATCCGCCCGAACCTGTTCCTCGAGGTGATCCCCACCGTGAACGACGAGGCGAAAGACGTCGCCCTCGAGCAGATCCTCCGGGACACGGAGGGAAGCGGGATCATCTACACCGCGACCGTGCGAGAGGCGGAGCGGCTCTACGCGGAGCTCGGCTCACGCTGGCCTGTTGCACTCTACCACGGAAAGCGGCCCGCGCGCGAGCGCGAGGAAGCACAGGATGCCTGGTCCACGGGCGCCGTGAAAGCGATCGTCGCTACGAACGCATTCGGCCTGGGGATCGATAAGGCGGACATCCGCTTCGTGGTCCACTACCAGTTCCCCGGATCCCTGGAGGCGTACTACCAGGAGGCGGGTCGGGCGGGGCGTGGCGGCGCCGCCGCGCGCTGCACAATTCTCTACCGCGAGGAAGATCGCGCGGTGCAGGGCTACTTTCTCGGCGGCAAGTACCCGGATATCGGCGAGGCGGCCCAGGTGGCGCGCGTCGTCAATGCAATGGATGCGGGCGAGCGCCGGCCACTGGTTGAGATCGCGGAGGCAGCAGACGTCCCCAGACGAAAGACTCGCATCGTCCTGACGCTGCTCAAGCGGCAGGGGATGATGCGGGAGATCCGCGGTGGCTCCTGGGAGAGGCTGGCCGACGACGTGACGCGCGCGGACCTCAGCAGGGATCTGCGTGATTACGAGGAACGGCGCGCAGCAGACCGGCGCAAGCTGCAGGCAATGGTCCGCTACTGCCGCACCGCTCGCTGCCGCACGCGGGTGATCCTGGAGTACTTCGGGCACGCTCCGATGCAGGACTACCGCTGCGGGCACTGCGACAACGATGGCGCTGCCGCCGGAACGCTTTCGCCTCCCGCCTCCCGCGAAGGGGCCGTGCCCGCCTCCGACAGGGGGACGCCCGGCGCGATTGTGAACGGTAGCCGGGCGCTGGCCACCAGCCGCGCGCCAGCCGCTGAGAAGAAGGCGTTTGCGGCATCGGAAGGGGACGAGGTGGCACACGGCACCTATGGTCGCGGCGTACTGCTGGAGCGGCGGGGTGAGCGCGGTGAGGTGGATTTCGGCGGTCACGGCATCCGAGTCGTCCGGCTGGACGAGCTGAGCGAGGTCTGACGGGATCTTCTTTTCTCCCCTTTTCCCCGCCTTCGCCTCTCCCGCATCCACTGTCTCTCCCGGTGACCGCTTCTTCCCGTCCTTTCGCCGAAGCGCCTACGCCTTCTCACCGCAAGGCTCCGAGGTCCCGCCTGCTGGGCATCTCGGGCTTCGCCCTGCTGGCGGTCACCGTGCTCTGGCTGGCCGGCGTCGTGGGAGGCACCCCCCAGGCTGTACAGCTGGTCCTGGTTACGGCTGCGCTGGCAGCCATCGCTTTCGCTGTGTCGCAGGGTGTATCCAGCGTTCACGACTGGGCGGTACCGCTACTGCTCGTGGGAGGGGCGCTGCTGTTCGGATACCTGCGATACGAAGCTTTCTTCCGCCGGGGTCCGGGACAGCCCCTCGGCTACTCGAACGCGACCGGGGCACTGTATCTGCTCGCCGCGGCAGCCGCGCTCCAGCTCCTCGCTCGCGCACGAACCCGCCCTGGCCGGTTGCTCGGTCTCTTTGCCGCGCTCGCTTTCGCGGGGATCCCCTGGCTGATCGGCACCATTTCGGCGGGCGTGCTGCTGTGCCTCCTGCCGCTGGGCCTGCTGGCGCGGGGTCGCAAGGGCGTCCGGCGGTGCATCGTGGCCGGCGCAAGCGCGATCGTGCTGACGCTCGGCGTCGCCGTCGCCCTCGGCTCCACCTACGATCCGGCGACGCGGGACGGGTGGACGGAAGGGCTGGCGGCCCGTTCCCTCAGCGAACGGCGCCTGATGTTGTGGGGCGACGCGCTGCAGATGGTTCGCGAGCACCCGGTGAGCGGAGTGGGCCTGGGGCGGTTTCCGGAGGTGAGTCCCACCGCGCTCGCCAACGCCGATACGCGCTGGCCGCACAACGAGCCTCTCCACCTGGGGGCGGAAGCCGGTCTCCCCGGGTTGCTGCTGCTCCTGATGCTGTATGGTTGGGGCTTTGCCAGCTTGTGGTGGGAGGGAGACGACGGTGCCGCGGCGGTCGGGGCGCTGGCGCTGGCCGCGGTGGCCGTGCAGGCGAACATCGACTACATCCTGCACTTCCCCGCAGTTGTCGGTATGCTCGCCACCACGGTGGGGGCGGGGACGCGTCGGTCGCTCCGCCACGCGCGAACATACGGGCCGTCACGCGTCTACCGACGCTGATCGAAGCCAACAAGCTCAGCCGGATGGGGCGGCGGTGGTTAGCCTCTTCCTGCCAGCCGAGCAGGTGAAGGAAGGTAGCGGCGGCTCGAGGCGCGACGCGCCTGAAGTCCCGGAGCGGATTGGCCGCAGACCGCGATGCGACCATATTCGCAGCCGCGACCAGTCGGCATTACAGACCGAGCCACCCCGCGATGATGTTCTTCTGGATCTCGGACGTGCCGGAGTAGAGGGTGCTTCCCACCGAATCCCGCAGAACCCGCTCGATGCCATACTCCACCATGTAGCCGTAGCCGCCGAACACCTGGAGCGCATCGAGCGCGCTCGCCACCAGCGATTCGCTCACCAGCACTTTCGTCATCGACGACTCCAGCGCGAGACTCCTCGCCCGGCCTAGTTTGGAAGCGGCTCGATACGTCATCAAACGCGCCGCCTCCAGGCGAATCTTCATGTCGACGATCCGGTGCGACACCGCCTGGAACTTGCCGATCGCCTGCCCGAAGGCGGTCCGCGTCCGGGCCTGGGTGACGGCGCGCTCGAGCAGTCGCTGCATCGTACCCACGTGCACGGCCGCGATGCAGATCCGCTCCCACTCCATCGATTCCGTGAACACGCCTGCCCCACCGCCCACCTCGCCGACCACGGCGCCCCGCGGCACCACCACGTCCTCCAGCACCAGCTCGCTGATCGGAGAGCTGCGCAGCCCCATCTTCTCGAACCGCTGTCCGACGCGAAAGCCAGGTGCGGAGGTCTCGACGAGAAAAGCGGTCACCCCGCCGTAGTAGCCCCGCGACGGGTCGGTCACCGCGTAGATGAGCGCCAGATCCGCGACGGGTCCATTGGAGGCGAAAGTCTTCGTCCCGCTGATGCGGAAGCCGTCGCCGTCAGGCACCGCGCGGGTGGTCATGGCGAAGGCGTCGGACCCGGAGCCGGGTTCCGACATCCCGTTGACGGCGATGCGCGCCCCCCGGGCAAGCTCGGGGAGGTAGCGCTCCTTCAACTCCTCGCTCCCGTGCTTCCAGACCGGCACCACGCACGCGAGCAGGTGCGCGCAGACGGAGAAGACCAGCCCACCGTCCTCGCACCCGTAGCCGAACGCCTCCAGGGCTAGCGCCGTGGTCAGCGGATCCTGTCCCACGCCGCCGTACTCCTCTGGCACCGGAAGCCCCGTCAGCCCCATCTCTCCGCAGAGACCGAAGAGCGTTCGCGAGAACTCCCCCGCCCGGTCGCGCTCCTCCGCCCCGGCATTCAGCTCGCGCCGCGCAAAGGCGATGATCTCGCGGCGTAGCAGCTTCTGTTCGTCGGTATACTCGAAGTCCATCAGAGGGCGGCCTTGAGCGCTTCCAGGTCGGTTTTGGCGGTCGATGTCTTCGGCAGCGACGGGAGGAAGGCGAAGCGGTCCGGGATCATGTACTGCGGCAGGTGATCGGTCAGGAACCGCTTCATTTCGATCTGCGACGCGCCAGCGCCGTTCGCCATACTGAGGAAGGCATGGATGCGCACGCCATTTTCCTCATCGAGGACGGCGATCACCGCAGCCTCCTCCACCGCCGGGTGCCGGTAGAGCGCCGATTCGATCTCCCCCAACTCCACCCGGTATCCACGGCGCTTGACCATGCGGTCCCTCCGGCCGGCGAACTCGTACACGCCGCCACCGCTGTCGCGCACGATGTCGCCCGTGCGATACCAGTGACGGCCCGCGTGCTCGACGAAGGCGGCAGCTGTGCGCACGGGATCCTGCCAGTACTCCTTCATCACCGATCCCCCCGCGATCAGCAGCTCCCCCTCCTCGCCCGGTGCGACATCGTTCCCGTCGGCATCGACCACCCGAGAGAGGTCGTTCGAGCAGGTGACGCCGATCGGATACGGCACCGTCCGCTCCTCCGGGACCATGCCCGGCACCTCGAAATAGGTGCAGACGTTGGTCTCGGTCGGGCCGTAGAGGTTGAAGTAGCGCGGGCCACGCCACAGCCGCTGCAACGCTCGCAGGTGCTTGACCGGGAAGACCTCGCCGGCGAAGAGCACGAGCCGCAGGGAAGAGTAATCGTGCTGCTCCATCCGGCCGAACTCGGTCAGCATCCGCAGGATGGAGGGCGTCGAGTACCAGACTGTTATTCCGCGTTGGGCGATCAGCGGCGCCAGGCGGAGCGGCTGCTTGCCCGCCTCCTCGCCGATCAGTACCAGTCGCGCGCCGTGCTTGAGCGGGACGTAGATGTCCAGGATGGACAGATCGAAATGGAACGGCGCGTGGGATGAGAAGCGGTCACTGGGTCGAGGCTCGAAGGTCTCCGAGCACCAGTTCACGAAGGAGAGGGCGCTCGCGTGCGTGTGCACGACTCCCTTGGGCAGCCCCGTCGATCCCGAGGTGTAGAGGATGTACGCGAGATCATCCGCGCCCCCCGCGACCTCCGGCGGCGGGGCCGTATGTGCCTGGCCGGCAGCCCCCTCCGCGGTGATCACGAGGAGCTCCACGCCGAAGTCGTCCAACTCGGTGAGCGGGGTCGCTGCGAGCGGCTGCACCCCTCCCCAGACACCGCGGAGCTCGTCGCACCGGGCTGCGTCGGCCACCACCGCGCGCACGTCGCAGTTGCCGAAGATCAGGGCGCAGCGCGAGATCGGTGAGAGCGGATCCGCGGGCACATAGGCCGCTCCCGCCTTGAGGATTCCGAAGATGGCAGCCACCACACCGACCGATTTCGGGGCCAGGATCCCCACCCGGTCGCCGGGCCGGACCCCGGCGGCGATCAAGCGCTGCATCACCGCCTGCGAGCGGGTGCGGAGCTCGGCGTAGGTGATCTCGACCGACCGATCTGGATCCTCGATCGCCACGCCGATGGGGTTGATGGCTGCACCCCGGTCCAGCACGTGATGCAGCCGCTCCGGCGCGGGCGCGTTCATGTGGGTTGACGCTTCGACTCGACGGTCCGCGCCACCCTCGCGATGGTATTCAGGTGGTCCGGACTCATCTCGTGAGCCTCGATGGAGACCCCGAACTCCTCTTCCAGGAACATCACCAGCTTCATCGTGGAGATGGAATCGAGGATCCCCCCGGTGATGAGCGGTGTGTCCTCGGTCAGCAGCGCGGGATTCTCGCCCGGCAGGCATTCGTCGAGGATGTACTGCTTGATCCTCATCTCGGTGTCGGTCATTGTCGCCTTTCGTTGAGGAGGTTTACGCCGGAGGGTTACGCCGCACGCCGGAGGAGCCGGCCGTACCGTCACCGTTCTCCCATCAACTCCGGGAGACTTTCGGTCAATCGCGCGTAGAGCGCCTGCGACAGGAGCAGGTGCCCGCGGGCATTCGGGTGCGTGTCCCAGGTGGCGAGCCGGAGCTCGCTCGGATCGTGACCGGCGTAGGTGCCACCAAGGTCCCAGATGATGAAGCCCGCCTCCTCCGCGAGCCGTCGCAGGCGCCGCGGCGACGCCAGGTCGTCCGCTTCTACCACCGGCACGTAGATCCATACCGGCACGGCGCCCATCGCGCGCGCGGCCGACACCATCGTGCGGAAGCTCCACGCGAGAACGTCGTTACCGACGGTGGCTAGCCGCCGCTCCACTTCGCCGCGGCTCATCCCCGCCGTAGCGCCGGATCGCGCCACAATCTCCGCCAGCTCCGGATAAGGGATGGGATGTCCGACCTGAACAGCGATCGCCAGCCGGCGGACCGCCCGGGTGCGCTCGTTCGAGTGGGCCGTGTAGAAGACTGCGTCGGGCTGGAACGCTGAAAGCTTGTTGAGCGCCTGGATCGCGCTCTGGTGTGCCGTGTAGCCGGCGACCGCGAAGTTCAGGATCTCGAAGCGGGTGCCCAGCTCGGCTGCCATCTCCCGGTTCAGCCGTTCCTCGGTCAACGACTCGAAAATCTCCTCGGCGGCGACGCCCGCGCCCATGGTATGGGAGGCGCCGAGCAGGGCAATGCGGTAGGTCCCCGGCGGCTTGGCCTGAGTGT
This genomic window contains:
- a CDS encoding RecQ family ATP-dependent DNA helicase, translating into MSETPTETPPEQLYATLRDRFCLDEFREGQKEAVEAVLAGRDTLVIMPTGSGKSLIYQLPALLLPGLTVVVSPLIALMKDQTDKLEELGVDARAINSSLSDRERAAEEEAVEHGEGKILYVTPERFRDREFFEVLLGRKVSLFVVDEAHCVSQWGHDFRPDYMMLGSIARRLGRPPILALTATAPPEVQDDIATQLGMVDPFRVVGELIRPNLFLEVIPTVNDEAKDVALEQILRDTEGSGIIYTATVREAERLYAELGSRWPVALYHGKRPAREREEAQDAWSTGAVKAIVATNAFGLGIDKADIRFVVHYQFPGSLEAYYQEAGRAGRGGAAARCTILYREEDRAVQGYFLGGKYPDIGEAAQVARVVNAMDAGERRPLVEIAEAADVPRRKTRIVLTLLKRQGMMREIRGGSWERLADDVTRADLSRDLRDYEERRAADRRKLQAMVRYCRTARCRTRVILEYFGHAPMQDYRCGHCDNDGAAAGTLSPPASREGAVPASDRGTPGAIVNGSRALATSRAPAAEKKAFAASEGDEVAHGTYGRGVLLERRGERGEVDFGGHGIRVVRLDELSEV
- a CDS encoding amino acid adenylation domain-containing protein, with the protein product MNAPAPERLHHVLDRGAAINPIGVAIEDPDRSVEITYAELRTRSQAVMQRLIAAGVRPGDRVGILAPKSVGVVAAIFGILKAGAAYVPADPLSPISRCALIFGNCDVRAVVADAARCDELRGVWGGVQPLAATPLTELDDFGVELLVITAEGAAGQAHTAPPPEVAGGADDLAYILYTSGSTGLPKGVVHTHASALSFVNWCSETFEPRPSDRFSSHAPFHFDLSILDIYVPLKHGARLVLIGEEAGKQPLRLAPLIAQRGITVWYSTPSILRMLTEFGRMEQHDYSSLRLVLFAGEVFPVKHLRALQRLWRGPRYFNLYGPTETNVCTYFEVPGMVPEERTVPYPIGVTCSNDLSRVVDADGNDVAPGEEGELLIAGGSVMKEYWQDPVRTAAAFVEHAGRHWYRTGDIVRDSGGGVYEFAGRRDRMVKRRGYRVELGEIESALYRHPAVEEAAVIAVLDEENGVRIHAFLSMANGAGASQIEMKRFLTDHLPQYMIPDRFAFLPSLPKTSTAKTDLEALKAAL
- a CDS encoding O-antigen ligase family protein, translated to MTASSRPFAEAPTPSHRKAPRSRLLGISGFALLAVTVLWLAGVVGGTPQAVQLVLVTAALAAIAFAVSQGVSSVHDWAVPLLLVGGALLFGYLRYEAFFRRGPGQPLGYSNATGALYLLAAAAALQLLARARTRPGRLLGLFAALAFAGIPWLIGTISAGVLLCLLPLGLLARGRKGVRRCIVAGASAIVLTLGVAVALGSTYDPATRDGWTEGLAARSLSERRLMLWGDALQMVREHPVSGVGLGRFPEVSPTALANADTRWPHNEPLHLGAEAGLPGLLLLLMLYGWGFASLWWEGDDGAAAVGALALAAVAVQANIDYILHFPAVVGMLATTVGAGTRRSLRHARTYGPSRVYRR
- a CDS encoding acyl carrier protein; amino-acid sequence: MTDTEMRIKQYILDECLPGENPALLTEDTPLITGGILDSISTMKLVMFLEEEFGVSIEAHEMSPDHLNTIARVARTVESKRQPT
- a CDS encoding acyl-CoA dehydrogenase family protein: MDFEYTDEQKLLRREIIAFARRELNAGAEERDRAGEFSRTLFGLCGEMGLTGLPVPEEYGGVGQDPLTTALALEAFGYGCEDGGLVFSVCAHLLACVVPVWKHGSEELKERYLPELARGARIAVNGMSEPGSGSDAFAMTTRAVPDGDGFRISGTKTFASNGPVADLALIYAVTDPSRGYYGGVTAFLVETSAPGFRVGQRFEKMGLRSSPISELVLEDVVVPRGAVVGEVGGGAGVFTESMEWERICIAAVHVGTMQRLLERAVTQARTRTAFGQAIGKFQAVSHRIVDMKIRLEAARLMTYRAASKLGRARSLALESSMTKVLVSESLVASALDALQVFGGYGYMVEYGIERVLRDSVGSTLYSGTSEIQKNIIAGWLGL